The Mucilaginibacter yixingensis genome window below encodes:
- a CDS encoding N-acetyltransferase yields the protein MTVTEVKSKADRQAFLDVARMIYKNDPNWVCPLDNEVEAVFDPKRNNFHSHGQCTRWILKDTDGRVIGRVAAFINDLKAYNYEQPTGGMGFFECIDNEAAAFKLFDTAKQWLTERGMKAMDGPINFGENDSFWGLLVEGFTPPSYGMAYNQPYYKAFFEKYGFKTQYEQITNHLSVHKPFPERFTKIANWVAQKPGYTFKHLKIKEIEQFAADFMEIYNDAWQDFENFVPITKATILESFQKMKAIMDEKLIWFAYVNDEPASFIIILPDANQMLKPLNGKLDLIGKLKFLYRKWKGVSRMRAIVMGTKQKFQKHGLESAIFIKLKEYVLPLNQYDELELSWVGDFNDKMIAIHEATGATFGKKHLTMRCIF from the coding sequence ATGACTGTAACCGAAGTAAAAAGCAAAGCCGACCGCCAGGCCTTTCTGGATGTGGCCCGCATGATCTACAAAAACGACCCGAACTGGGTATGCCCGCTGGATAATGAAGTAGAGGCCGTTTTTGATCCTAAACGCAACAACTTCCACAGCCATGGCCAGTGTACCCGCTGGATACTTAAAGACACAGACGGCAGGGTAATTGGCCGTGTAGCCGCTTTTATTAACGATTTAAAGGCCTACAACTACGAGCAGCCAACCGGCGGCATGGGCTTTTTTGAATGTATTGATAACGAGGCTGCCGCTTTTAAACTGTTTGATACCGCCAAGCAATGGTTAACCGAACGCGGCATGAAAGCCATGGACGGCCCCATTAACTTTGGTGAGAACGATAGCTTTTGGGGATTGCTGGTGGAGGGGTTTACCCCCCCCTCATACGGCATGGCTTATAACCAACCATACTACAAAGCTTTCTTTGAAAAGTATGGATTTAAAACCCAATACGAGCAGATTACCAATCACCTGAGTGTACACAAACCGTTCCCGGAGCGTTTCACCAAGATTGCCAACTGGGTAGCTCAAAAGCCGGGCTATACCTTTAAGCATTTAAAAATAAAGGAGATAGAACAGTTTGCCGCCGACTTTATGGAGATCTATAACGATGCCTGGCAAGACTTTGAAAACTTTGTACCCATTACCAAAGCCACCATTCTGGAGAGTTTCCAAAAGATGAAAGCCATTATGGACGAGAAGCTGATCTGGTTTGCTTATGTAAATGATGAGCCTGCATCGTTCATCATTATCTTGCCTGATGCCAACCAAATGCTTAAACCGCTTAATGGCAAGCTGGATTTGATTGGAAAGCTCAAGTTTTTGTATCGTAAATGGAAAGGCGTATCGCGCATGCGCGCCATTGTGATGGGCACCAAGCAAAAATTTCAGAAACACGGACTGGAGTCGGCCATATTCATTAAACTTAAAGAATATGTATTGCCGCTCAATCAGTATGATGAGCTGGAACTATCGTGGGTGGGCGATTTTAACGATAAGATGATAGCCATACATGAGGCTACAGGCGCCACTTTTGGCAAAAAGCACCTAACAATGCGCTGTATCTTCTAA
- a CDS encoding XrtY-associated glycosyltransferase XYAG1: MKILQINASYKPAFIYGGPTMSVAALSEALLKAGIDTEVYTTTANGKGKGDFAPGAQSVDGVKVHYFKRITGDHSHFSPALLRHLWQTVKQFDVVHIHAWWNLVSMFSALVALLRRVPVVVSPRGTLSCYTFQHRNSLVKSLFHQLIAQRLLKRTIIHTTAAMEQQNLQTVAAPRGYVIIPNFVALPAEIPNKKTSEDRPLRLLYFSRIDPKKNPDLIIKALPHVSLPCMLTFAGNGDDSYIESLKTLSNTLGVADRINWIGFRKDDKFEVMADHDIMVLPSQDENFANVVIESLSVGTAVIVSKTVGLADYVANKQLGLICDTDELSLAQQINLLANNPEKLNDIATNAPQTIRADFDDKRLTSQYIDLYHKTIGLSNNG; the protein is encoded by the coding sequence TTGAAGATACTACAGATTAATGCGTCCTACAAGCCCGCGTTCATTTACGGCGGCCCAACCATGTCTGTAGCGGCACTGAGCGAAGCTCTGTTAAAAGCCGGTATTGATACCGAAGTTTATACCACTACCGCTAACGGTAAAGGTAAAGGTGATTTTGCCCCGGGCGCACAATCTGTTGATGGTGTAAAGGTTCATTATTTTAAACGCATTACCGGCGATCATTCCCATTTTTCGCCGGCGCTTTTACGGCATCTATGGCAAACCGTTAAACAGTTTGATGTAGTACATATACACGCCTGGTGGAACCTTGTATCTATGTTCTCGGCTTTGGTAGCGTTACTGCGCAGGGTGCCGGTAGTGGTTTCTCCGCGAGGAACTTTAAGTTGTTACACCTTTCAGCACCGCAACAGCTTGGTTAAATCTCTTTTCCATCAACTGATTGCCCAACGTTTGCTTAAACGTACCATAATCCATACTACAGCAGCAATGGAGCAGCAAAATTTGCAAACTGTTGCAGCGCCGCGCGGTTATGTAATCATCCCTAATTTTGTTGCGCTGCCTGCAGAAATCCCCAACAAAAAAACATCTGAAGACAGACCGCTGCGCCTGCTTTATTTTTCGCGCATCGATCCTAAAAAGAATCCTGACTTAATCATAAAAGCGCTGCCACACGTCAGCTTACCTTGCATGCTTACATTTGCCGGTAACGGCGATGATAGCTATATCGAAAGTTTGAAAACGCTAAGTAACACCTTAGGTGTTGCAGATCGCATCAATTGGATAGGCTTTCGTAAGGATGATAAATTTGAGGTGATGGCAGATCACGATATCATGGTGCTTCCCTCGCAGGATGAAAACTTTGCCAATGTTGTGATAGAAAGCCTGAGTGTGGGGACAGCAGTAATAGTTAGTAAAACCGTAGGCCTGGCAGATTACGTAGCAAACAAACAGCTAGGTCTGATTTGTGACACCGATGAACTTTCATTAGCCCAACAGATTAACTTGCTGGCAAATAATCCTGAAAAATTAAATGACATTGCCACAAACGCGCCACAAACGATTCGTGCCGATTTTGACGATAAACGACTAACATCGCAATACATAGATCTTTATCATAAAACTATAGGATTGAGCAACAATGGCTGA
- the scpB gene encoding SMC-Scp complex subunit ScpB gives MENIEQHVEALIFASEQSIRTEEILYCLQAAFQEDFNEGDVNTAIESIKQKYAAPTLAIELVKTGSGYQFLTKKEYHGIINQFQIQQSKKKLSQAAMETLAIVAYKQPVTKLDIEQIRGVNSDYSLQKLLEKELIIISGKSDAVGRPLLYSTSQLFMDYFGINSIAELPQVKELANDAVSIGEQQE, from the coding sequence ATGGAGAATATAGAACAGCATGTAGAAGCGCTGATTTTTGCATCAGAACAAAGCATACGTACAGAAGAGATTTTATACTGCCTGCAGGCAGCCTTTCAGGAAGATTTTAACGAGGGAGATGTAAACACTGCCATCGAGAGCATTAAACAAAAATATGCCGCCCCTACGCTGGCCATTGAGCTGGTAAAAACCGGTAGCGGCTACCAGTTTCTGACCAAGAAAGAATATCATGGCATCATCAACCAGTTTCAGATTCAGCAATCAAAAAAGAAACTGAGCCAGGCGGCTATGGAAACTCTGGCCATAGTGGCTTATAAGCAGCCGGTAACCAAATTAGACATTGAGCAGATACGTGGCGTAAACAGCGATTACTCGCTGCAAAAGCTGCTGGAAAAGGAGCTGATCATCATTTCGGGCAAGTCAGACGCTGTTGGCCGGCCCTTGCTTTACTCCACCAGTCAGCTGTTTATGGACTACTTTGGCATCAACAGCATTGCCGAATTACCTCAGGTTAAGGAGCTTGCAAATGACGCCGTAAGCATAGGCGAACAGCAGGAATAA
- a CDS encoding ferritin-like domain-containing protein, protein MNLFNLLEDIENADPEFQDRISPRRDAIKNMAGFGTKVAVAALPFALSSLLKKAYAQSVPAGVTAALTYALKLEYFEAAFYRTALAAPNLITASEKTLITAIGAHESEHVTFLRTALNVTTPAPADTSYDFTAKGTFPTVMTNYETFLAVAQAIEDTGVRAYKGQAGALIGQQVYLTAALNIHSVEARHAAAIRYLRRLNHGASTTKPWITGTTSSGNDTGISAADGNYAGENNTIQGGIDITKLPGVSGNISFTAAIEAFDEPLTMQQVLTLVTPFGVS, encoded by the coding sequence ATGAACTTATTTAACTTACTTGAAGATATTGAAAACGCTGATCCGGAGTTTCAGGACAGGATCAGTCCGCGCCGTGACGCGATAAAAAATATGGCCGGTTTCGGCACCAAAGTGGCCGTGGCCGCATTGCCATTTGCTTTGAGTTCATTGCTCAAAAAGGCTTATGCGCAAAGCGTACCGGCAGGCGTAACGGCAGCATTAACTTATGCATTGAAGCTGGAGTATTTTGAAGCAGCATTTTATCGTACCGCACTGGCTGCTCCCAATTTGATAACAGCATCAGAAAAAACACTGATTACCGCTATCGGCGCGCACGAAAGTGAGCACGTTACTTTTTTGCGTACCGCGTTAAATGTAACCACACCTGCCCCTGCTGATACCAGTTATGATTTTACCGCAAAAGGCACCTTCCCGACGGTAATGACCAATTACGAAACCTTTTTGGCCGTAGCCCAGGCTATTGAAGATACCGGAGTGCGCGCCTATAAAGGACAGGCCGGCGCGTTAATTGGCCAGCAGGTTTATTTAACCGCGGCGCTCAATATTCACTCCGTAGAAGCTCGTCATGCGGCCGCTATCCGGTACCTGCGCAGGCTGAATCATGGTGCAAGTACCACTAAGCCATGGATAACCGGCACAACCTCATCAGGCAATGATACAGGCATCAGCGCTGCTGATGGTAACTACGCCGGCGAGAATAATACCATACAGGGCGGCATAGATATTACTAAACTGCCGGGCGTTAGTGGCAACATCTCATTCACCGCTGCTATTGAAGCTTTTGATGAGCCGCTTACTATGCAGCAGGTACTGACGCTGGTAACGCCTTTTGGCGTGTCGTAA
- the xrtY gene encoding exosortase Y produces MKGIKQLWQDPAVRFAAIFISLFVLFDLTCLALYGLSLPGNNYSQLVADYLNIVYGLRWLLLHASRFFLVLMGHTTVINESQLLVAGHARLLLNYKCLGLGVMSFFTAFVIAFPKPLRQKLLFLICGLITIQLLNVIRIVLLALYWHRAANYFTDQHTIFDIVVYLVVIAGLYFWMRSNSTNANAAN; encoded by the coding sequence ATGAAAGGGATTAAGCAACTGTGGCAAGATCCTGCTGTACGCTTCGCGGCAATCTTCATATCGCTCTTTGTACTTTTTGATCTTACTTGCCTTGCGCTATATGGGTTAAGCCTGCCCGGCAACAACTATAGCCAGCTGGTGGCCGATTATTTGAATATTGTTTATGGTTTGCGCTGGTTATTATTGCATGCATCCAGATTCTTTTTGGTGCTAATGGGGCACACTACGGTGATTAACGAGAGCCAACTACTTGTGGCCGGCCATGCCCGGTTGCTTCTTAACTATAAATGCCTGGGGTTGGGCGTAATGTCCTTTTTTACGGCTTTTGTAATTGCTTTTCCTAAACCACTGCGTCAAAAACTACTGTTCCTTATCTGCGGTTTAATTACCATTCAACTGCTCAACGTTATCCGGATAGTCTTGCTGGCGTTATACTGGCACAGAGCGGCCAACTACTTTACAGATCAGCATACTATTTTTGATATAGTAGTATATCTTGTAGTAATTGCGGGCCTTTATTTTTGGATGCGCAGCAATTCAACCAACGCCAATGCAGCAAACTAA
- a CDS encoding glycosyltransferase family 2 protein, whose protein sequence is MADFSFIILTYNEAIHLPRLLQSIKDLNAPLYVLDSGSTDETVAIAKAAGAVVEQHSFENHPKQWHYALNTFAINTPWLICLDADQIVTPELRLKLQQFKNQNYADINGIYFSRKNFFKGKWIKHGGLYPFYLLKMFRKGIGYSDLNENMDHRFIVPGKTVIWKHAHLLEENLKENNIRFWIEKHNRYSDLVAQEEIERMQQLRNQTIKPRLWGSPDERTAWLKNLWWKMPRYSRPTVYFIYRYFFRFGFLDGRTGFIFHFLQAYWFRLIVDVKIDELLKKTDERD, encoded by the coding sequence ATGGCTGATTTTTCGTTCATCATACTTACTTATAACGAGGCAATACACCTGCCGAGGCTGCTTCAATCTATTAAGGATCTGAACGCCCCGCTGTATGTACTTGACTCGGGCAGTACCGATGAAACGGTGGCTATAGCAAAGGCCGCCGGCGCCGTGGTAGAACAGCATTCATTTGAGAATCATCCTAAGCAATGGCATTATGCGCTTAATACTTTTGCCATTAATACGCCCTGGCTGATTTGCCTTGATGCCGACCAGATTGTTACACCAGAACTAAGGTTAAAACTACAGCAGTTTAAAAACCAGAATTATGCGGATATCAATGGTATCTACTTCAGTCGTAAAAACTTTTTTAAGGGCAAATGGATCAAACATGGCGGCCTGTACCCGTTCTATCTACTCAAAATGTTCAGAAAGGGCATCGGCTATTCTGATCTGAACGAGAATATGGATCATCGTTTCATCGTTCCCGGCAAAACCGTGATCTGGAAGCACGCACATTTGCTGGAAGAAAATCTGAAAGAGAACAACATCCGTTTTTGGATTGAAAAGCATAACCGTTACAGCGATTTAGTGGCGCAGGAGGAAATAGAACGAATGCAACAACTACGCAATCAAACTATTAAACCCAGGCTCTGGGGCTCGCCCGACGAACGCACGGCCTGGCTAAAAAATCTGTGGTGGAAAATGCCGCGCTATTCGCGCCCTACTGTTTATTTCATTTATCGCTACTTTTTCCGCTTCGGGTTTCTGGATGGCCGCACCGGGTTTATCTTCCATTTTTTGCAGGCCTACTGGTTCAGATTGATTGTTGACGTCAAAATAGACGAGTTATTAAAAAAGACTGATGAAAGGGATTAA
- a CDS encoding exosortase Y-associated Wzy-like protein: MQKRQSLERIIFLYMPWGLALLCSSSPATSYLIAWLGSFFIFFITFTGILVPLPDDRPLAEQLMRPILLVHIIFAGYMCCTSIFYFLDALGYDNFHKMPFVILDQHKIELIAQCQRYYCLAHAAFVTGIVSTMRYPIKQKVRVEVENITQLLFKAALITYPASILFLKLPGLSQFANQFNSLSFIACTLALAFAIPEKKAINTTICSLLYAFNFYTSLVSGFKEPIIISVMVLGIFLYPTYKKAVIITFIPALLLLFVLLPTYAAVFRQNAWSGDVDSNDARELAIDAALNQDSETLNNTNWTFLVYRLSEIDMFTSYLESTPDKIPYYNLDLVKQSFIVLVPRVFWPSKPSTEALVMERVYNAGVINRGSNVSAKPAYIVDGYLSGGVLGIFISLFLYGAAAQFISQKAEQLFGGYLLGTALMFSGLFQIFWRGLSFEFILNNVFWSYVSMLLIARYLRKKDILQAIEDTTD, translated from the coding sequence ATGCAAAAGCGCCAGTCGTTAGAACGTATTATATTTCTGTATATGCCATGGGGCTTGGCTTTATTATGTAGTTCCAGCCCAGCAACCTCCTATCTTATTGCCTGGCTCGGCTCTTTTTTTATATTCTTTATCACTTTTACAGGCATACTGGTGCCGCTGCCTGATGACCGGCCACTGGCCGAGCAACTAATGCGGCCAATATTACTAGTACATATCATTTTTGCCGGATATATGTGCTGCACTTCTATCTTCTATTTTCTGGATGCGCTGGGGTATGATAATTTTCATAAAATGCCTTTTGTAATTTTAGATCAGCATAAAATTGAGTTGATAGCCCAATGTCAACGCTATTATTGCCTGGCTCACGCAGCATTTGTTACCGGCATAGTGTCTACTATGCGCTACCCAATAAAGCAAAAAGTACGTGTAGAAGTAGAAAACATAACTCAGTTACTTTTTAAAGCAGCATTAATTACTTACCCTGCATCTATCCTGTTTTTAAAACTTCCGGGGCTTTCACAATTTGCCAACCAATTCAACTCATTAAGCTTTATTGCCTGTACACTAGCCCTGGCATTCGCCATACCAGAGAAAAAGGCAATTAATACAACCATATGTTCTCTTTTATACGCATTTAACTTTTACACATCATTAGTATCAGGCTTTAAAGAACCTATCATTATCAGCGTAATGGTGCTGGGTATTTTTTTGTATCCAACCTATAAAAAAGCAGTAATAATTACCTTTATACCAGCCCTGCTACTATTGTTTGTGTTATTGCCTACATACGCAGCAGTATTTAGGCAAAATGCATGGTCTGGCGATGTAGATAGCAATGATGCACGAGAACTGGCAATTGATGCCGCACTTAATCAAGACTCGGAGACTTTAAACAATACTAACTGGACTTTTCTGGTATACCGTTTAAGTGAAATAGATATGTTTACCAGTTACCTAGAGTCAACACCAGATAAAATTCCGTATTATAATCTTGATCTGGTAAAGCAATCGTTCATCGTGCTGGTGCCGCGTGTATTTTGGCCATCAAAACCAAGTACAGAAGCACTCGTAATGGAACGCGTGTACAATGCCGGCGTAATTAACAGGGGCTCAAACGTATCGGCCAAACCGGCTTATATTGTAGACGGCTATCTTTCTGGTGGCGTGTTAGGCATTTTTATCTCCTTGTTTCTTTATGGCGCTGCAGCACAATTTATATCTCAAAAGGCCGAACAACTATTTGGCGGCTATCTTTTAGGTACGGCGCTCATGTTTTCGGGCTTATTCCAGATATTTTGGCGGGGCTTGAGCTTTGAATTTATACTTAATAACGTTTTCTGGAGCTACGTAAGCATGTTGCTGATTGCACGCTATTTGCGTAAAAAAGATATACTGCAAGCCATTGAAGATACTACAGATTAA
- a CDS encoding WcaF family extracellular polysaccharide biosynthesis acetyltransferase, whose amino-acid sequence MQQTNLSLYNNSPFHPGGNALKRAFWYVVNVAVFKSSLLPFSGLKRWLLRLFGAKVAGGVVIKPCVNIKYPWNLQIGANTWIGEGVWIDSLVKVSIGANVCLSQNALVLTGSHNYKKTTFDLITGPVTLADGVWIGAGAIINQGITAQTHAVLTAGSIANKNLDAYSIYQGNPAIKIRPRVMENN is encoded by the coding sequence ATGCAGCAAACTAATCTCTCACTTTATAACAACTCACCGTTTCATCCCGGCGGCAATGCGCTTAAAAGGGCATTTTGGTATGTGGTTAATGTTGCTGTTTTCAAGAGTTCGCTATTGCCCTTCAGCGGTTTAAAGCGTTGGCTGCTTCGTCTTTTTGGTGCAAAGGTAGCGGGCGGTGTAGTCATCAAACCCTGCGTAAACATTAAATATCCGTGGAATTTGCAAATTGGCGCAAACACTTGGATAGGCGAAGGCGTTTGGATAGACAGCCTGGTAAAGGTAAGTATTGGCGCCAACGTGTGCCTGTCGCAAAACGCGTTGGTACTTACCGGTAGCCATAATTATAAAAAAACAACGTTTGATCTGATCACCGGACCCGTAACACTGGCCGATGGTGTGTGGATAGGCGCCGGTGCCATCATCAATCAAGGCATTACTGCGCAAACACATGCGGTGCTTACCGCCGGATCTATTGCCAACAAAAACCTGGATGCCTACAGCATTTACCAGGGCAACCCGGCCATTAAAATACGGCCCCGGGTAATGGAGAACAATTAA
- a CDS encoding ferritin-like domain-containing protein: MKTSTLQETGKPDLSRRSFLRYAGVGAVAATGVMALSACHKHHNDNNGAYDIGSGDPAILNYAYALEQLEAAFYIQVMASPYGGMTAIETAFLTDIRDHEVAHREFFKAALKDGALPALTPDFSMIDFSSRAKVLGVAQAFEDLGVAAYNGAGYLIQNSDYLTIAGKIVSVEARHASLIRNLLNFGTFGEGSVIDANGSDKQQSIAQVLPVANTYLKTKVSAGNYNYIP, translated from the coding sequence ATGAAAACATCAACACTACAGGAAACTGGCAAGCCAGACCTGAGCCGGCGTTCGTTTTTACGTTATGCCGGTGTGGGGGCCGTTGCGGCAACAGGCGTTATGGCGCTCTCCGCCTGCCACAAGCATCATAATGATAACAATGGTGCTTATGATATCGGTTCGGGTGATCCGGCTATTCTCAACTATGCCTACGCCCTTGAACAATTGGAGGCCGCATTTTACATCCAGGTGATGGCATCACCATATGGGGGCATGACGGCTATTGAAACAGCATTTCTAACCGACATCCGTGACCATGAGGTGGCCCACCGCGAGTTTTTTAAGGCCGCACTAAAAGATGGTGCGCTACCTGCATTGACGCCAGATTTTAGTATGATAGATTTTAGCAGCAGGGCTAAAGTGCTGGGTGTCGCACAGGCTTTTGAAGATCTTGGCGTGGCGGCCTACAACGGTGCCGGCTACCTTATTCAAAACAGCGACTATCTTACCATTGCCGGTAAAATTGTGTCGGTTGAAGCTCGTCACGCTTCGCTGATCAGAAACCTGTTGAACTTTGGCACTTTTGGCGAGGGCAGCGTAATAGATGCCAACGGCAGCGACAAGCAGCAATCTATTGCACAGGTGCTACCGGTGGCCAACACCTATCTAAAAACAAAAGTGAGTGCAGGTAACTACAATTATATACCTTAA
- a CDS encoding glycosyltransferase family 4 protein produces the protein MRKLAIVVTHPIQYYAPVFELLTQRRQIAIKVFYTWGDQSNNKHDPGFGKKITWDLPLLTGYDYEWARNTSAQPGSHHFKGIITPDLIAQIENYQPDAILVFGWAYQSHLKVLRYFKSKLPVYFRGDSTLLDERAGLKQLIRSIYLKWVYSHVDTAFYTGINNKAYFSKYGLKDHQLSFAPHAVDNRRFATDRFDEVINLRLGLNIKNNDILVLFAGKLEAKKSPLLLLDAFNKLNADQAHLLFIGNGELETMLKHRAKGNPRVHFIDFQNQTKMPAVYQSADVFCLPSGGPGESWGLAVNEAMACGRPVIVSDKCGCAPDLVDDSNGIIFKSGDVDKLVAALNYLTADKAKLQQCGQASAQKIAAWNFEQIAIAIENKLNSET, from the coding sequence ATGCGTAAACTGGCCATAGTTGTTACGCACCCCATTCAATACTACGCCCCGGTATTTGAATTACTTACGCAGCGCAGACAGATTGCAATCAAGGTATTTTACACATGGGGCGATCAATCTAACAATAAACATGACCCGGGCTTTGGCAAAAAAATCACCTGGGATTTGCCTTTACTAACCGGTTATGATTACGAGTGGGCACGCAATACATCAGCCCAACCAGGGTCGCATCATTTTAAAGGAATCATTACTCCAGACCTCATTGCACAGATAGAGAATTATCAGCCTGATGCTATTTTGGTTTTCGGGTGGGCTTATCAAAGCCACCTAAAGGTTCTGAGATATTTCAAGAGTAAATTGCCAGTCTATTTCAGAGGCGACTCTACACTGCTTGATGAGCGGGCAGGCTTAAAACAACTCATCAGATCAATATACCTTAAATGGGTTTACAGCCATGTTGACACTGCTTTTTATACCGGCATCAACAATAAGGCTTACTTTAGTAAATATGGCCTAAAAGACCATCAGCTGTCGTTTGCGCCACACGCTGTTGATAATCGGCGCTTTGCGACAGATCGGTTCGATGAAGTAATAAATCTACGCCTAGGTCTCAACATTAAAAACAATGATATCTTAGTGCTTTTTGCAGGTAAGCTGGAAGCCAAAAAATCACCGTTATTGTTACTTGATGCTTTTAATAAATTGAATGCGGACCAGGCACATCTGTTATTTATTGGAAACGGCGAGCTTGAAACGATGTTAAAGCATCGCGCTAAAGGTAACCCCAGAGTGCATTTTATTGATTTTCAAAATCAGACCAAAATGCCTGCGGTTTACCAGTCGGCCGATGTCTTTTGCCTTCCGTCAGGCGGACCGGGTGAAAGCTGGGGTTTGGCCGTTAACGAGGCAATGGCCTGTGGCAGGCCTGTCATCGTATCAGACAAATGTGGTTGTGCGCCGGATCTGGTAGACGACAGCAATGGCATTATCTTTAAAAGCGGCGACGTTGATAAACTTGTGGCCGCACTTAATTATTTAACTGCTGATAAGGCCAAACTACAGCAATGCGGACAGGCATCCGCACAAAAAATTGCAGCCTGGAATTTTGAACAAATAGCTATCGCCATTGAAAATAAACTCAACAGTGAAACTTAG
- a CDS encoding glycosyltransferase, with translation MLIISPYFPPVNAADMQRIRMSLPYFKDFGWEVEVVTVDPKYSDLSEDELLLKTIPLQTKIHYVRALPKKLTSKIGLGSIALRSLWFYKRPVDKLLRTRHFDLIYFSTTQFPVCILGAYWKRKFKIPYVIDMQDPWHSDYYRDKPKHQRPTKFWFSYRLNKYLEPRAMRLADGVISVSEDYIATLQNRYPCLKNVPAATITFGAFGPDMDIALKHQADFPSLLNENTINLVYVGRGGADMRAAITPVFSAFKKALLANPDISRIHFYFIGTSYAAAGTGVPTIAPLAAALGVATYVTERTDRISYYHTLCTLLKADALFIPGSDDPRYTASKLYPYLLTGKPLLTMFNAASPALNVLKEYGVYNSYNYTDVDSGQLIDFFQRLASGNLPQPVYNATAMHQYSAREMTHRQCLLFDNVINSIQPADA, from the coding sequence GTGCTCATTATATCGCCCTATTTTCCTCCGGTAAATGCGGCAGATATGCAACGCATACGTATGAGCTTGCCCTATTTTAAAGATTTTGGATGGGAGGTCGAAGTAGTTACTGTTGATCCGAAATACAGCGATCTTTCTGAGGATGAACTACTTTTAAAAACCATCCCCCTTCAAACTAAAATTCACTACGTAAGGGCCTTGCCCAAAAAGCTAACCTCTAAAATTGGCTTGGGCAGCATAGCCCTGCGATCGTTATGGTTTTATAAACGCCCTGTAGATAAACTATTACGAACTCGGCACTTTGATCTGATCTACTTTTCTACCACACAATTCCCGGTTTGTATTTTGGGTGCATACTGGAAAAGAAAGTTTAAGATTCCCTACGTAATTGACATGCAAGACCCGTGGCACTCAGATTATTACCGGGATAAGCCTAAACATCAGCGCCCGACCAAATTTTGGTTTTCTTATCGTCTTAACAAATACCTTGAACCCAGAGCAATGCGATTGGCCGATGGCGTGATAAGCGTTTCTGAAGACTATATTGCAACACTTCAAAATCGCTATCCTTGTCTAAAAAATGTTCCGGCAGCAACTATTACATTTGGCGCATTTGGGCCCGATATGGATATCGCGCTGAAACATCAGGCTGATTTTCCATCACTGTTAAATGAAAATACGATTAACCTTGTTTACGTTGGTCGCGGCGGTGCAGACATGCGAGCTGCTATAACACCTGTATTTTCCGCATTTAAAAAAGCCTTACTCGCCAATCCGGATATTAGCCGTATTCATTTTTACTTTATAGGTACCAGTTACGCGGCTGCGGGCACGGGCGTGCCAACCATCGCTCCGCTGGCTGCAGCGTTAGGTGTAGCGACCTATGTTACCGAACGAACCGACCGCATTAGCTATTATCACACTCTTTGTACTTTACTGAAGGCTGATGCCCTTTTTATTCCAGGGTCTGACGATCCGCGGTATACAGCGTCAAAACTTTACCCTTACCTGCTTACCGGCAAACCACTGCTTACCATGTTCAATGCGGCCAGTCCTGCGCTTAATGTATTAAAAGAGTATGGTGTGTATAATAGCTACAACTATACAGATGTTGATAGCGGCCAATTAATTGATTTTTTCCAGCGCCTGGCATCCGGCAACCTGCCGCAACCTGTTTACAATGCTACGGCTATGCATCAATACTCAGCAAGGGAAATGACGCATCGTCAATGTCTGCTTTTTGACAACGTAATTAATTCCATTCAGCCTGCCGATGCGTAA